In Armatimonadia bacterium, the following are encoded in one genomic region:
- a CDS encoding family 16 glycoside hydrolase → MDRLLFVAPLFLLPVLTLAQDTTQVALTVDPGRVLHQVDERIYGHFLEHIYHSVNGGLWGEMVWNRSFEDGPGVGGWQVRGNAVSQQGAGTNLRLSFGDADWKDYDYTLEARKTGGNEGFLLLFRVAGDDDFYWLNFGGWSNTRHALERGIKGGGRWGVIKDLGPGSIETGRWYRIRLRCEGRHLQAWLDDRLVLDFTDDQKAHLSGRVGVGTWATQAEYRNFKVTRLDGRVLFSGLPPIDNTGAFGARFWSIYGTGEVVADSDRPLNSSVSVRLAAERGECGIQQQPFSLRENVTYRGSVWARGSSSLGLVLRLRNGTKTLAQVNLGRPSAEWREFPFEFLAPETVDAATLQVGLLGRGRVWVDQVSLMGDEAAATGGYRPDLLKAVADLRPPVIRWPGGCFAEYYRWKDALGPQSQRRSYPVSIWDDVDVNSFGVDEFVQMCRKVGAEPLIVINTGRHDSTTPQAQYVQEACDWIDYCNGPATSKWGKVRTANGHPEPYNVRLWEIDNETWNLGAERYVELVKTFAPALRKTDPKVQILVCGGSGTNPAGNNDWNAKVLKGCGELFDYLSIHHYENPDRYADGPRVYENLFRKLGEMIAASPNPKVQVFVSEWNAQSTDWRTGLYCGGLLNAFERCGDVVTMGSPALWLRHVSATAWDNALINFDQGTWFPAPNYVVMKLWRDHFAPDLIAVEGGPQSPLNVAATATPDSRTVYLKCVNPTPQIATVVVTLKPPYSVRSAALELVSPGDLKARNNLVLSHKVTTAGAPTTVAGRVVVFTMPALSAGVLTLQAP, encoded by the coding sequence ATGGATCGGCTGCTCTTCGTGGCTCCACTGTTCCTACTTCCCGTGCTGACTCTGGCGCAGGACACGACGCAGGTGGCGCTGACCGTCGATCCCGGCCGGGTCCTGCACCAGGTCGATGAGCGCATCTACGGCCACTTCCTCGAGCATATCTACCACTCGGTGAACGGCGGGCTCTGGGGGGAGATGGTCTGGAATCGCAGCTTCGAGGACGGCCCCGGCGTAGGTGGCTGGCAAGTGCGCGGCAACGCTGTCAGCCAGCAGGGCGCCGGCACGAACCTGCGACTGTCCTTTGGCGATGCGGACTGGAAGGACTACGACTACACCCTTGAGGCCCGCAAGACCGGCGGCAACGAGGGCTTCCTCCTCCTGTTCCGCGTAGCTGGTGACGACGACTTCTACTGGCTCAACTTCGGCGGCTGGAGCAACACGCGTCATGCTCTGGAACGCGGCATCAAGGGCGGCGGTCGCTGGGGCGTCATCAAGGACCTCGGCCCCGGAAGCATCGAGACCGGGCGCTGGTATAGGATCCGCCTCCGTTGCGAAGGGCGCCATCTCCAGGCGTGGCTCGACGACCGTCTCGTGCTCGACTTCACCGACGACCAGAAAGCGCACCTATCCGGTCGCGTCGGGGTCGGTACCTGGGCGACCCAGGCCGAGTATCGCAACTTCAAGGTCACCAGGCTCGACGGCAGGGTCCTCTTCAGCGGTCTGCCGCCCATCGACAACACCGGCGCCTTCGGAGCCCGCTTCTGGTCCATCTACGGCACGGGCGAGGTCGTGGCTGACTCCGACCGGCCCTTGAACAGCAGCGTCTCCGTCCGCTTGGCCGCCGAGCGTGGTGAGTGCGGCATCCAGCAGCAGCCCTTCTCCCTGCGCGAGAATGTCACCTACCGCGGCTCCGTGTGGGCCCGCGGCAGCTCCTCCCTCGGTCTGGTCCTGCGCCTTCGCAACGGCACCAAGACGCTGGCACAGGTCAACCTCGGTAGGCCCTCCGCCGAGTGGCGCGAGTTCCCCTTCGAGTTCCTCGCCCCCGAGACCGTCGACGCCGCTACTTTGCAGGTCGGTCTACTGGGTCGCGGTCGCGTCTGGGTGGATCAGGTGAGCCTCATGGGTGACGAGGCCGCTGCTACGGGTGGCTATCGCCCCGACCTGCTCAAGGCTGTCGCCGACCTTCGTCCACCCGTGATTCGCTGGCCTGGAGGGTGCTTCGCCGAGTACTACCGCTGGAAGGACGCCCTTGGCCCGCAGAGTCAGCGCCGCAGCTACCCCGTCTCCATCTGGGACGATGTCGACGTCAACTCCTTCGGCGTGGATGAGTTCGTCCAGATGTGCCGCAAGGTCGGCGCCGAGCCCCTCATCGTCATCAACACCGGGCGTCACGACAGCACCACGCCTCAGGCTCAGTATGTTCAGGAGGCCTGCGACTGGATCGACTATTGCAACGGGCCTGCTACCTCAAAGTGGGGGAAGGTCCGCACGGCCAACGGTCATCCGGAGCCCTACAACGTGCGGCTGTGGGAGATTGACAACGAGACCTGGAACCTCGGAGCGGAGCGCTACGTCGAGCTGGTCAAGACCTTCGCACCGGCCCTGCGCAAGACCGACCCCAAGGTGCAGATCCTCGTCTGCGGGGGCTCCGGCACGAACCCGGCGGGCAACAACGACTGGAACGCCAAAGTGCTGAAGGGCTGCGGCGAGCTCTTCGACTACCTCAGCATCCACCACTACGAGAACCCCGATCGGTACGCCGACGGGCCTCGCGTCTATGAGAACCTCTTCCGCAAGCTGGGCGAGATGATCGCCGCTTCGCCGAACCCAAAGGTCCAGGTCTTCGTTTCGGAGTGGAATGCGCAGAGCACCGACTGGCGCACCGGCCTCTACTGCGGGGGCTTGCTCAATGCCTTCGAGCGCTGCGGCGACGTGGTGACGATGGGCAGCCCGGCACTCTGGCTGCGGCACGTCTCTGCCACCGCCTGGGACAATGCCCTCATCAACTTCGATCAGGGCACCTGGTTCCCGGCGCCCAACTACGTCGTCATGAAGCTGTGGCGTGACCACTTCGCGCCGGATCTGATTGCCGTTGAGGGGGGGCCGCAATCGCCGCTGAACGTTGCCGCCACCGCCACTCCTGACAGCCGCACCGTCTACCTCAAGTGCGTCAACCCGACGCCGCAGATAGCGACGGTAGTGGTGACGCTGAAGCCGCCCTACAGCGTGCGCAGCGCAGCCCTGGAGCTCGTGAGCCCCGGCGACCTAAAGGCGCGCAACAATCTCGTTTTGTCCCACAAGGTCACCACGGCCGGCGCACCCACAACGGTCGCGGGCAGAGTGGTCGTCTTCACTATGCCGGCCCTGTCCGCAGGCGTCCTGACTTTGCAGGCGCCCTAG